One window from the genome of Rhodospirillales bacterium encodes:
- a CDS encoding F0F1 ATP synthase subunit delta — MATDDSVVTGLSGRYARALYELADEGKHLDAVADDLRGLATALSESGDLRRLVESPVLSRDEQGRAMAAICDAMQASALTCNTVGLLAQQRRLFALADVVSDYLRLLAAHRGEATAEVTSARAMSDAELDKLRATLKEIVGRDVAVETKVDPSLLGGLIVRVGSRMLDSSIRTKLQRLELAMKGAG, encoded by the coding sequence TTGGCCACCGACGACAGCGTAGTCACAGGCCTTTCGGGTCGCTATGCCCGCGCGCTCTACGAGCTTGCCGACGAAGGCAAGCATCTGGACGCCGTGGCGGACGATCTTCGTGGTCTGGCGACTGCTCTTTCCGAATCCGGGGACCTGCGCCGGCTGGTCGAAAGCCCCGTTCTGTCGCGTGATGAACAGGGCCGCGCCATGGCCGCAATCTGCGATGCCATGCAGGCCTCGGCGCTGACGTGCAACACCGTGGGGCTTCTGGCCCAGCAGCGTCGCCTGTTCGCGCTGGCCGATGTCGTTTCCGATTACCTGCGCCTGCTGGCCGCCCACCGGGGCGAGGCCACGGCCGAGGTAACCTCGGCGCGCGCCATGAGCGATGCGGAGCTCGACAAGCTGCGCGCCACGCTCAAAGAGATTGTCGGCCGCGATGTTGCGGTCGAGACCAAGGTCGACCCCTCGCTTCTGGGCGGCCTGATTGTTCGCGTCGGATCGCGCATGCTCGACAGCTCGATCCGCACCAAACTCCAACGCCTTGAGCTTGCGATGAAAGGGGCTGGCTGA
- a CDS encoding F0F1 ATP synthase subunit alpha has product MDIRAAEISSIIKDQIANFGTEAEVAEVGRVLSVGDGIARVYGLDNVQAGEMVEFPGGIQGMALNLETDNVGIVIFGNDRQILEGDTVKRTGNIVDVPTGKGLLSRVVDALGNPIDGKGDIESTERRVIEVKAPGIIPRQSVSEPMQTGLKALDALVPVGRGQRELIIGDRQTGKTAVAIDTIINQKGNWASGDESKRLYCIYVAVGQKRSTVAQIVKALEDNGAMEYTTVVAATASDPAPMQFLAPYAGCAIGEYFRDNGMHALVIYDDLSKQAVSYRQVSLLLRRPPGREAYPGDVFYLHSRLLERAAKMNDSEGGGSLTALPVVETQASDVSAYIPTNVISITDGQIFLESELFYQGIRPAINVGISVSRVGSAAQTKAMKKVAGSIKLELAQYREMAAFAQFASDLDASTQRLLARGERLTELLKQGQYQPMPVEEQVASIFAGVNGYLDGIAPSAVVHYESEMLDAIRDKGADILSDIRSSGALSDETAGKLTAFLDDFTKSFVG; this is encoded by the coding sequence ATGGATATCCGCGCCGCCGAAATCTCCTCGATCATTAAGGACCAGATCGCCAACTTCGGCACCGAAGCCGAAGTCGCCGAAGTCGGTCGTGTGCTGTCTGTCGGTGACGGCATCGCCCGCGTCTATGGTCTCGACAACGTGCAGGCCGGCGAGATGGTCGAATTCCCCGGCGGAATTCAGGGCATGGCGCTGAACCTCGAGACTGACAACGTCGGTATCGTGATTTTCGGCAATGACCGTCAGATCCTTGAGGGCGACACCGTCAAGCGAACCGGCAACATCGTGGACGTGCCGACTGGCAAGGGTCTTCTGAGCCGTGTCGTCGACGCGCTCGGCAACCCGATCGACGGCAAGGGCGACATCGAGTCGACCGAGCGCCGCGTCATCGAGGTCAAGGCGCCCGGCATCATCCCGCGTCAGTCGGTGTCGGAGCCCATGCAGACCGGCCTCAAGGCGCTTGACGCGCTCGTCCCGGTCGGCCGCGGCCAGCGTGAGCTGATCATTGGTGACCGCCAGACCGGCAAGACCGCCGTGGCGATCGACACCATCATCAACCAGAAGGGCAATTGGGCATCGGGTGACGAGAGCAAGCGTCTCTACTGCATCTACGTCGCCGTCGGCCAGAAGCGCTCCACGGTCGCCCAGATCGTCAAGGCGCTTGAGGACAACGGTGCTATGGAGTACACCACCGTCGTCGCCGCGACCGCGTCAGATCCGGCCCCGATGCAGTTTCTGGCGCCCTATGCCGGCTGCGCCATTGGCGAGTACTTCCGTGACAACGGCATGCACGCCTTGGTGATTTACGACGATCTTTCCAAGCAGGCTGTCAGCTACCGCCAGGTTTCGCTGCTGCTGCGCCGCCCGCCGGGTCGTGAGGCCTATCCGGGCGACGTCTTCTATCTCCACAGCCGCCTGCTCGAGCGTGCAGCCAAGATGAACGACAGCGAAGGCGGCGGCTCGCTGACCGCTCTGCCGGTCGTCGAGACCCAAGCCTCGGACGTGTCGGCCTACATCCCGACCAACGTGATTTCGATCACCGACGGTCAGATCTTCCTGGAGAGCGAACTCTTCTACCAAGGCATCCGCCCCGCCATTAACGTCGGCATCTCGGTGTCGCGTGTGGGATCGGCGGCCCAGACCAAGGCGATGAAGAAGGTCGCCGGCTCGATCAAGCTGGAACTCGCGCAGTACCGCGAGATGGCGGCCTTCGCGCAGTTCGCCTCGGACCTCGACGCCTCGACCCAGCGGCTGCTGGCGCGTGGCGAGCGTCTCACCGAGCTGCTCAAGCAGGGCCAGTACCAGCCCATGCCCGTCGAAGAGCAGGTCGCCTCGATCTTTGCCGGCGTGAACGGCTACCTCGACGGCATCGCGCCGTCTGCGGTGGTGCATTACGAGAGCGAGATGCTTGATGCGATCCGCGACAAGGGTGCCGACATCCTGTCCGACATCCGCTCCTCGGGTGCGCTCTCGGACGAGACCGCCGGCAAGCTCACCGCTTTTCTCGACGACTTCACCAAGTCGTTTGTGGGCTGA
- a CDS encoding F0F1 ATP synthase subunit gamma, which translates to MANLKVLRTRINSVRSTRKITSAMKMVAAAKLRRAQESAEAARPYAERMARMMASLAGAFAGREDAPQLLAGNGKDHAHLLVVVTSDRGLCGSFNVGVVRATRRRVLELRDQGKEVKLLCLGRKGRDMLRREFGSMIVDTVLGIDKGFSFDTASDIAHKITCMFESGEFDVCTVVFNKFISVMNQDVTWQGLIPATTGGNDAGEPDDLGGAVYIFEPDEFEILEELLPQNMGVQIFRSLMESQASEHAARMTAMDNATRNAGDMIDRLNLIYNRTRQAAITTEITEIVSGAEAL; encoded by the coding sequence ATGGCGAACCTGAAGGTCCTTCGCACGCGGATCAACAGCGTCCGGTCGACGCGTAAGATCACGAGTGCGATGAAGATGGTGGCGGCGGCCAAGCTGCGCCGTGCCCAGGAATCGGCTGAAGCAGCGCGTCCCTATGCCGAGCGCATGGCGCGCATGATGGCCTCGCTCGCCGGCGCCTTTGCGGGTCGCGAGGATGCGCCCCAGCTGCTGGCCGGCAACGGCAAGGACCACGCCCACCTGCTCGTCGTCGTGACCTCGGACCGCGGTCTATGCGGCAGCTTCAACGTCGGCGTTGTGCGCGCCACACGCCGGCGGGTTCTTGAGCTGCGCGATCAGGGCAAGGAGGTGAAGCTCCTTTGCCTGGGCCGCAAGGGCCGCGACATGCTGCGCCGCGAGTTCGGCTCCATGATCGTTGACACCGTGCTCGGCATCGACAAGGGCTTCTCTTTCGATACCGCGTCCGACATCGCCCACAAGATTACCTGCATGTTCGAGTCCGGTGAGTTCGATGTCTGCACCGTGGTCTTCAACAAGTTCATCTCGGTTATGAACCAGGACGTCACCTGGCAGGGCTTGATCCCGGCAACGACCGGCGGCAACGATGCCGGCGAGCCCGATGATCTGGGCGGCGCGGTCTACATCTTCGAGCCCGACGAGTTCGAGATCCTCGAAGAGCTGCTGCCGCAGAACATGGGCGTTCAGATCTTCCGCAGCCTGATGGAGAGCCAAGCCTCCGAGCACGCTGCGCGTATGACCGCCATGGACAACGCCACTCGCAACGCAGGCGATATGATCGATCGCCTGAACCTGATCTACAACCGTACGCGTCAGGCCGCGATCACCACCGAAATCACAGAAATCGTGTCGGGTGCCGAGGCGCTCTAG
- the atpD gene encoding F0F1 ATP synthase subunit beta — MSTNSVGRISQVLGAVVDVQFDGDLPNIMNALETTNQDKRLVLEVAQHLGENQVRTIAMDATEGLVRGQEVKDTGEAIAVPVGPETLGRILNVVGEPIDERGPVNSAQTLPIHREAPELVDQSTEAEVLVTGIKVIDLLEPYVKGGKIGLFGGAGVGKTVIIMELINNIAKAHGGYSVFAGVGERTREGNDLYHEMIESGVIDLEGGNSKAALVYGQMNEPPGARARVGLTGLTLAEYFRDAEGQDVLLFVDNIFRFTQAGSEVSALLGRIPSAVGYQPTLATEMGNLQERITSTTKGSITSVQAIYVPADDLTDPAPATSFAHLDATTVLSRQIAELGIYPAVDPLDSTSRILDPRVIGDEHYQVARSVQEVLQRYKSLQDIIAILGMDELSEEDKLVVARARKIQRFLSQPFHVAEVFTGVPGVFVELEDTIKGFKAIVAGEYDDLPEQAFYMVSGIDAAIEKAKRLAAEAA, encoded by the coding sequence ATGAGCACCAACTCCGTGGGCCGTATCAGCCAGGTTCTGGGTGCCGTCGTCGACGTGCAGTTCGACGGCGATCTGCCGAACATCATGAATGCGCTCGAGACGACCAACCAGGACAAGCGCCTGGTTCTGGAGGTCGCGCAGCATCTGGGCGAGAATCAGGTTCGCACGATCGCCATGGATGCGACCGAAGGTCTGGTCCGCGGCCAGGAGGTCAAGGACACCGGCGAGGCCATCGCCGTTCCGGTGGGTCCCGAGACTCTCGGCCGCATCCTGAACGTTGTCGGTGAGCCGATCGACGAGCGCGGTCCGGTCAACTCGGCCCAGACCCTGCCGATCCACCGCGAGGCGCCCGAACTTGTCGACCAGTCGACTGAAGCCGAGGTTCTCGTCACCGGCATCAAGGTCATCGACCTGCTGGAGCCCTACGTGAAGGGCGGCAAGATCGGCCTTTTCGGCGGTGCCGGCGTGGGCAAGACCGTCATCATCATGGAGCTGATCAACAACATCGCGAAGGCGCACGGCGGTTACTCCGTGTTCGCGGGCGTGGGTGAGCGGACCCGTGAGGGCAACGACCTCTACCACGAGATGATCGAATCGGGCGTTATCGACCTTGAGGGTGGCAACTCGAAGGCCGCGCTGGTCTACGGCCAGATGAACGAGCCTCCGGGGGCTCGTGCCCGTGTCGGCCTGACCGGCCTCACGCTCGCCGAGTACTTTCGCGACGCCGAGGGCCAGGACGTGCTGCTCTTCGTCGACAACATCTTCCGCTTCACCCAGGCGGGCTCCGAGGTGTCGGCCCTGCTCGGCCGTATTCCTTCTGCAGTGGGCTATCAGCCGACGCTGGCCACCGAAATGGGCAACCTGCAGGAGCGCATCACCTCGACCACCAAGGGCTCGATCACCTCGGTGCAGGCGATTTACGTGCCGGCCGACGACCTGACCGACCCGGCGCCGGCGACCTCGTTCGCGCATCTTGACGCCACGACCGTGTTGTCGCGTCAGATCGCCGAGCTCGGCATTTACCCGGCGGTGGATCCGCTCGACTCGACCTCGCGCATTCTCGATCCGCGCGTCATCGGCGATGAGCACTACCAGGTGGCGCGTTCGGTGCAGGAAGTTCTGCAGCGCTACAAGTCGCTCCAGGACATCATCGCCATTCTGGGCATGGACGAGCTCTCCGAAGAGGACAAGCTGGTCGTGGCCCGTGCGCGCAAGATCCAGCGCTTCCTAAGCCAGCCGTTCCATGTCGCCGAGGTGTTCACCGGCGTGCCCGGCGTCTTCGTCGAGCTTGAGGACACCATCAAGGGCTTCAAGGCGATCGTCGCCGGTGAGTACGACGACCTGCCCGAGCAAGCCTTCTACATGGTCTCCGGCATTGACGCGGCGATCGAAAAGGCCAAGCGGCTCGCTGCTGAGGCTGCGTAA
- a CDS encoding F0F1 ATP synthase subunit epsilon codes for MVNKVSFELVSPERLLVSDQFDMVVIPGGDGDFGVLPDHAPLISTIRAGVIDIHDGGSVAHRVFVGGGFAEVLPDRCTVLAEEAVMVADIDRSDVEARIRDAELDVRDAETDQARAKAQSRLDSLTTMLEAA; via the coding sequence ATGGTGAACAAGGTCAGCTTCGAACTCGTCAGTCCCGAGCGCCTTCTGGTGTCGGACCAGTTCGACATGGTGGTGATCCCCGGTGGTGACGGCGATTTCGGCGTCCTGCCCGATCACGCGCCGCTGATCTCGACCATCCGCGCCGGCGTGATCGACATTCACGACGGCGGGTCGGTCGCCCATCGGGTGTTCGTCGGCGGCGGCTTCGCCGAGGTTCTGCCGGATCGTTGCACGGTGCTTGCCGAAGAGGCGGTCATGGTTGCCGACATCGATCGCAGCGACGTCGAGGCCCGCATCCGCGATGCCGAACTCGACGTCCGCGACGCGGAGACCGATCAGGCCCGCGCCAAGGCGCAGTCGCGGCTGGACTCGCTCACCACCATGCTCGAGGCCGCCTAG
- a CDS encoding ferritin-like domain-containing protein: MGHWTLDDINWTAFDARKADPDTVRIIKAASLVEHNGDVYGRYLANVFEGDEDFVAAAHQWAREEVQHGVALARWANLADPDWDFEAARRRFNSGYEQVDLERESSVRGSRCAELIARCIVEVGTSSYYSALADSTDEPVLKEICKQIAADEFRHYKLFYEHMKRYKADEAINLVRRIKVAIGRMAEGEDDELAYAYYAANNIEGPYDRKACAAAHGSRALTRYQPGHIKLATNMTMKAIGLKPQSKMGSWFARVVWRLFDWRRDRMVRHAPAF; encoded by the coding sequence ATGGGACACTGGACGTTAGACGACATCAACTGGACGGCCTTCGATGCCAGAAAGGCCGACCCGGATACGGTTCGCATCATCAAGGCTGCTTCGCTGGTGGAGCACAATGGTGATGTGTATGGCCGCTATCTCGCCAACGTCTTCGAGGGTGACGAGGATTTCGTTGCCGCCGCCCACCAGTGGGCGCGAGAAGAGGTGCAGCATGGCGTTGCCTTGGCCCGCTGGGCAAACCTCGCGGATCCTGACTGGGACTTCGAGGCCGCCAGGCGGCGCTTCAACTCCGGCTACGAGCAGGTCGACCTGGAGCGCGAAAGCTCCGTGCGCGGCTCTCGCTGTGCAGAACTGATCGCGCGCTGCATCGTCGAGGTCGGAACCTCATCCTACTATTCCGCGCTGGCCGATTCGACCGACGAGCCGGTTCTGAAGGAAATCTGCAAGCAGATCGCGGCCGACGAATTCCGTCACTACAAGCTCTTCTATGAGCATATGAAGCGCTACAAGGCCGACGAGGCGATTAACCTGGTGCGGCGCATCAAGGTGGCAATCGGACGCATGGCGGAAGGCGAGGACGACGAACTCGCCTATGCCTATTACGCGGCGAACAACATCGAAGGGCCTTACGACCGGAAGGCTTGCGCTGCTGCGCACGGCAGCCGTGCCCTGACGCGGTACCAGCCGGGTCACATCAAGCTCGCGACCAACATGACGATGAAGGCCATTGGCCTGAAGCCACAAAGCAAGATGGGTTCGTGGTTCGCGCGCGTCGTCTGGCGTCTGTTCGATTGGCGCCGCGATCGTATGGTCAGGCACGCGCCGGCCTTCTGA
- a CDS encoding RNA pyrophosphohydrolase → MATKERSYRDCVGIVLINGSGLVFAAERMGMPGAWQMPQGGIDKGESPEEAALRELAEETGIVDVTVLQQTREWLYYDLPEPLRKRWYRGQRQIWFAMQFDGRDSEINVEGVDDPEFVSWRWMTPTAIIDAIVDFKREVYAEVFKRFDGLTA, encoded by the coding sequence TTGGCCACGAAGGAAAGGTCCTATCGGGACTGCGTCGGAATCGTCCTGATCAACGGCAGCGGTCTGGTATTTGCGGCCGAGCGTATGGGCATGCCTGGTGCCTGGCAGATGCCGCAGGGCGGAATCGACAAGGGGGAATCGCCTGAAGAGGCCGCCCTGCGAGAGCTTGCCGAAGAAACGGGTATCGTCGATGTGACGGTTCTTCAGCAGACCCGGGAATGGCTCTACTACGACCTGCCGGAACCGCTGCGGAAACGCTGGTATCGAGGCCAGCGACAGATTTGGTTCGCCATGCAGTTCGATGGTCGGGATTCCGAGATCAATGTCGAGGGCGTCGATGACCCGGAGTTCGTCTCATGGCGCTGGATGACACCGACGGCGATCATTGACGCCATCGTCGACTTCAAACGAGAGGTCTACGCTGAGGTCTTCAAACGGTTTGATGGCCTAACGGCCTAG
- a CDS encoding S41 family peptidase, with translation MKRSVVVVALILALMTPGVDHVDAASSETYRQLNLFGDVFERVRAEYVEEVTDEELIEAAIRGMLVSLDPHSSYLSPKNFDEMQVQTRGEFGGLGIEVTMEDGFVKVVSPIDDTPADRAGIKAGDYVTHLDDEPVLGLTLGEAVDKMRGPVKTDITLTIVREGADEPLEITVTRDIITIKSVRWRMEDKVGYVRITSFTEQTEEGLIDALESMEAEAGEELQGVVVDLRNNPGGLLDQAIAVSDVFLDQGEIVSTRGRRDDSTQRFNARPGDLAQGLPVVVLINAGSASASEIVAGALQDHQRAIIMGEQSFGKGSVQTIIPLPSHGAMRLTTARYYTPSGISIQATGIAPDILVKEATIASEEEEDDFAGEADLRNSLDGDGHEEDMSGRSEEALDDYQLGRALDLLEGLALVNALNGMSVN, from the coding sequence ATGAAACGATCGGTTGTTGTGGTGGCCCTGATTCTGGCGCTGATGACCCCTGGCGTCGACCATGTCGACGCAGCGAGCAGCGAGACTTACCGCCAGCTCAACCTGTTTGGCGACGTCTTTGAGCGCGTGCGGGCGGAGTATGTCGAAGAGGTCACCGATGAGGAGCTCATCGAGGCGGCCATCCGGGGCATGCTGGTCTCGCTCGATCCCCATTCGAGTTACCTGAGCCCGAAAAACTTCGACGAAATGCAGGTTCAGACCCGTGGTGAGTTCGGCGGGCTGGGCATTGAGGTCACGATGGAAGATGGCTTCGTCAAGGTCGTCTCGCCGATCGACGACACGCCGGCTGACCGTGCCGGCATCAAGGCGGGCGACTACGTGACCCATCTCGACGATGAACCCGTGCTCGGCCTGACCCTGGGCGAAGCGGTCGACAAGATGCGTGGCCCGGTCAAGACCGACATCACGCTGACAATCGTGCGCGAGGGCGCGGACGAGCCGCTCGAAATCACGGTCACCCGCGACATCATAACCATCAAGTCCGTGCGCTGGCGCATGGAGGACAAGGTTGGCTACGTCCGCATCACCTCGTTCACCGAGCAGACCGAGGAAGGCCTGATTGATGCGCTCGAGAGCATGGAAGCCGAGGCCGGTGAGGAGCTCCAGGGTGTGGTCGTCGACCTTCGCAACAACCCGGGCGGCCTGCTCGATCAGGCGATCGCGGTCTCCGACGTTTTCCTCGATCAGGGCGAGATCGTCTCGACCCGTGGCCGTCGCGACGACAGCACGCAGCGCTTCAACGCGCGGCCCGGCGATCTGGCCCAGGGCCTGCCGGTCGTGGTGCTGATCAATGCCGGCTCCGCCTCAGCGTCCGAGATCGTGGCCGGTGCCCTGCAGGATCACCAGCGGGCGATCATCATGGGCGAGCAGTCCTTCGGCAAGGGATCGGTCCAGACCATCATTCCGCTGCCGAGCCATGGTGCGATGCGTCTCACCACGGCGCGCTACTACACGCCGTCGGGCATCTCGATCCAAGCGACGGGCATCGCCCCTGATATCCTGGTCAAGGAGGCGACGATCGCGTCCGAAGAGGAAGAGGACGACTTCGCCGGTGAAGCAGATCTGCGCAACAGCCTGGACGGCGACGGCCATGAGGAAGACATGTCGGGCCGCAGCGAGGAAGCGCTCGACGACTACCAGCTCGGCCGCGCCCTCGATCTGCTCGAAGGCCTCGCTCTGGTCAACGCGCTGAACGGCATGTCCGTCAACTGA
- a CDS encoding peptidoglycan DD-metalloendopeptidase family protein: MRRAVASVILAITLAATVLAQAQNAEEVTERLDELGADIEDTEQQRTVLSAEATAIADELDLLRIRLLATDQEIRTLETERVAIELELQDLKVLLAHSEVEFAARWAEFGLVLAALQRIARQPADMLLAMPTSPTDTHRMAMLLASVSPVLQTRVDEIRQTVESVAALRDETAVKEAALAATLERIREEQATAAATVDRKAELLIALRRDEAELAQRQEKMAAEAESLKDLLVSLRIEEEQRSAEATEAMTAALEALSRSSFSDQRGRLPLPVAGTIVAAFGDTLPDGRTSEGFAISSEPGSRIVTPFDGEVVYTGAFGDYGHLLIIDNGEGYHTVLAGFSRIDVVLGQWLLAGEPIGAMASDGAEPPVLYVELRHNGDPINPQPWMVAGYSEVSGG, translated from the coding sequence ATGCGCCGAGCTGTCGCTTCGGTCATTCTCGCGATCACTCTCGCCGCAACTGTCCTTGCGCAGGCGCAGAATGCAGAGGAAGTGACCGAACGGCTCGACGAGCTCGGGGCCGATATCGAAGACACGGAACAGCAACGCACGGTTCTGAGTGCGGAGGCGACCGCCATCGCCGACGAACTCGATCTGCTGCGCATTCGCCTGCTGGCAACCGATCAGGAGATCCGGACGCTGGAAACCGAGCGCGTTGCGATCGAGTTGGAACTGCAGGATCTCAAGGTTCTTCTGGCCCATAGCGAGGTCGAGTTCGCGGCGAGATGGGCGGAGTTCGGGCTTGTCCTGGCCGCGTTGCAGCGCATCGCGCGCCAGCCCGCCGACATGCTGCTTGCGATGCCGACCTCACCGACCGACACTCACCGCATGGCCATGCTCCTGGCCTCGGTCTCTCCGGTCCTGCAGACGCGTGTCGACGAGATCCGGCAGACGGTCGAATCCGTGGCCGCCCTGCGCGACGAGACAGCCGTCAAGGAGGCCGCGCTTGCGGCCACGCTGGAACGAATCCGCGAGGAGCAGGCCACAGCCGCGGCAACTGTCGACCGCAAGGCCGAACTGCTGATCGCGCTTCGCCGTGACGAGGCAGAGCTCGCCCAGCGCCAGGAGAAGATGGCCGCGGAAGCCGAATCGCTCAAGGACCTCCTGGTTAGCCTGCGTATCGAAGAGGAACAGCGGTCGGCGGAAGCCACGGAGGCGATGACAGCCGCCCTTGAGGCTCTTTCACGCAGCAGTTTCAGCGACCAGCGGGGCCGTCTGCCGCTGCCCGTGGCGGGCACCATCGTGGCCGCGTTCGGCGACACGCTGCCCGACGGACGGACGAGCGAGGGCTTCGCGATTTCATCCGAACCGGGGTCCCGAATCGTAACGCCCTTTGACGGTGAGGTGGTCTACACCGGTGCGTTCGGTGATTACGGGCATTTGTTGATCATTGATAACGGTGAAGGATACCATACCGTGTTAGCAGGTTTTTCACGCATCGACGTGGTTCTGGGCCAGTGGCTTTTGGCCGGCGAACCGATCGGTGCCATGGCTTCCGATGGAGCCGAACCGCCGGTGCTGTATGTCGAGTTGCGGCACAATGGCGATCCAATCAACCCCCAGCCTTGGATGGTGGCTGGCTACAGCGAAGTGAGCGGCGGATGA
- a CDS encoding 2,3-bisphosphoglycerate-independent phosphoglycerate mutase: MSPSQRPGPLVLCILDGWGLAPAGPDNAILTAKTPVWRRMLETGLATSLETSGEAVGLPCGQMGNSEVGHLTMGAGRIVMQDLPRIDKTIADGSLAHKNELTGLITALKGSGGRCHLMGLLSPGGVHSHQNHMAALANILHSEGVLVVTHAFLDGRDTPPSSARAYLARFQADAPHAVIGTVTGRYYAMDRDKRWERLELACEALVNGTGSPSSTADEAVTSAHDAGETDEFVTPRIIDDYDGMQDGDGLLMANFRADRARQILTALLDPDFADFSMASRPRFAAAAGMVSYSVALDRLLPALFAPQNMTKTLGSLVADAGLRQLRIAETEKYAHVTYFFNGGRENVFQGEDRILIPSPKVATYDLKPEMSAEEVTDRLVAAIRDRSFDVVICNFANPDMVGHTGDFAAALKAVETVDHSLGRIAHAVTDAGGHMVVTADHGNIEMMRDPITGEAHTAHTTNPVPLVIVNPPQGRILRRGGLADLAPTLLDLLELPQPGDMTGRTLLAKEG; the protein is encoded by the coding sequence ATGAGCCCGTCCCAGCGCCCCGGTCCCCTCGTTCTCTGCATTCTCGACGGCTGGGGTCTCGCACCGGCGGGACCGGACAACGCCATCCTGACGGCAAAAACCCCTGTGTGGCGACGCATGCTGGAAACCGGGCTCGCCACCAGCTTGGAAACATCGGGTGAAGCGGTCGGCCTTCCCTGCGGCCAGATGGGCAACTCGGAAGTCGGTCATCTCACCATGGGTGCAGGCCGCATCGTGATGCAGGACCTGCCGCGGATCGACAAGACCATAGCCGACGGCTCGCTGGCACACAAAAACGAGCTCACCGGCCTGATCACGGCGCTGAAGGGGAGCGGCGGGCGTTGTCACCTGATGGGCCTGCTCTCACCGGGCGGCGTACACAGCCATCAGAATCATATGGCTGCACTCGCCAACATTCTCCACTCGGAAGGTGTGCTTGTCGTGACCCATGCCTTCCTTGACGGCCGCGACACGCCGCCGTCGAGCGCGCGCGCGTACCTGGCGCGGTTTCAGGCGGATGCCCCGCACGCCGTCATCGGCACTGTGACAGGGCGTTACTACGCGATGGATCGCGACAAGCGGTGGGAGCGGCTTGAGCTTGCCTGCGAGGCTCTTGTCAACGGCACCGGGTCTCCTTCGTCGACCGCCGACGAGGCCGTGACGTCAGCCCATGACGCTGGCGAAACCGACGAGTTTGTCACCCCGCGCATCATTGACGACTACGACGGCATGCAGGACGGCGACGGACTGCTCATGGCGAACTTCCGCGCCGATCGGGCACGCCAGATTCTGACCGCCCTGCTCGACCCCGACTTCGCAGATTTTTCCATGGCCAGCCGGCCGCGTTTCGCGGCTGCGGCAGGCATGGTGTCCTATTCGGTCGCACTCGACCGCCTTCTTCCCGCCCTGTTCGCCCCGCAGAACATGACCAAGACCTTGGGGAGCCTTGTTGCGGACGCTGGTTTGCGCCAGCTCCGCATCGCCGAGACGGAGAAATACGCGCACGTGACCTACTTCTTCAACGGCGGCAGGGAGAATGTGTTCCAGGGCGAGGACCGCATCCTGATACCCTCGCCGAAGGTCGCAACCTACGACCTAAAGCCCGAGATGTCGGCCGAAGAGGTCACCGATCGGCTGGTCGCGGCGATTCGCGACCGCAGCTTCGATGTCGTGATCTGCAACTTCGCCAATCCGGACATGGTGGGACACACCGGCGACTTCGCTGCTGCTCTGAAGGCCGTCGAGACCGTCGACCACAGTCTCGGTCGCATTGCTCACGCTGTGACCGACGCCGGCGGCCACATGGTCGTCACCGCCGACCACGGCAACATCGAGATGATGCGTGACCCCATAACCGGAGAAGCCCACACCGCGCACACGACCAATCCGGTACCGCTGGTGATCGTCAATCCGCCGCAAGGCCGCATCCTTCGTCGGGGCGGTCTCGCCGATCTCGCCCCGACGCTGCTCGACCTGCTTGAGCTTCCGCAACCCGGCGACATGACGGGACGGACCCTGTTGGCCAAGGAGGGCTGA
- the rlmH gene encoding 23S rRNA (pseudouridine(1915)-N(3))-methyltransferase RlmH, giving the protein MRLTVATVGRVRDGPFRTLWDDYAGRLPWALTLREIADAYGPRRREREGEKLLAALPDGSTLVALDERGKTRTSRQLAEWLGHQRDEGDRDIGFVIGGADGLSDAVRSRAFLTLSLGTMTWPHKMARIMLIEQLYRAHTILAGHPYHRD; this is encoded by the coding sequence ATGCGACTGACCGTGGCGACAGTCGGGCGCGTGCGGGATGGTCCGTTCCGCACGCTGTGGGACGACTACGCCGGACGGCTCCCGTGGGCGCTCACTCTGCGCGAAATCGCGGATGCCTATGGGCCTCGGCGCAGGGAGCGCGAAGGCGAGAAGCTGCTTGCGGCGCTGCCGGATGGCAGCACGCTGGTGGCGCTCGATGAGCGCGGCAAGACTCGGACCAGCCGCCAGCTGGCGGAATGGCTCGGGCACCAGCGTGACGAGGGAGACCGTGACATCGGGTTCGTGATTGGGGGTGCGGACGGACTGAGCGATGCGGTCCGGTCCAGGGCATTCCTCACGTTATCGCTCGGCACGATGACCTGGCCCCACAAGATGGCACGCATCATGCTGATTGAGCAGCTTTACCGGGCTCACACCATTCTCGCCGGCCACCCCTATCACCGGGATTGA